In the genome of Polaribacter atrinae, one region contains:
- a CDS encoding TonB-dependent receptor: protein MRTVFLLFCSTVFSFTSIDVISQNAEIKIKKEITVTVDQIFDIIQAQTDYTFIYRSDMFRGLPPVHLNEGVIKANRLLLYAIPKRYYSFELFKDNTIVIEKRPTSRKVEIRGQIVDVNNEPLADVNVIVADLNLGTFTNNKGEFSMELPHKNFKITISLLGFKTVEFDLRTQQDLSNINITLKEDLLGLDEVVVVAKKTISREGSSTYKIGSQAIKQVQAMNLSDVLSLLPGNKIEQSNLTTKKQANIRSAVTSNSNSFGTAVILDGAAISTDANMQARNSSTLDGGKSVVGGGVDLRSITLANVESVEVIAGVASPKYGNLSSGGILVKSKVGKSPYIVSTNVTSTNYQASVAKGYELNDFGVLNTDLSYAYSSGSPTERKLFYQSFNLGLRWKLPVFKGLKWNHFTSFRVGHSDDGNRHEPEEVFKNDADVKSTSYQLTLSGDFSSSVLGKINYNFSGNVVNQHSFYDTYIINGPFPIIESLDSGTYNTTYSPSAFNQIRDIEGKPININGRIDASQNASFRNLDFNFETGLQYSFDDNTGNGRVATGNIVHTQDVAGSRSATFEKIPASKTFSAYHQTIIKRTGEASKQQLNLGLRYDYMLERYNLVSPRMSFSSKHNDFTAKVAWGVSYKAPAMIQLYPGKSYIDYINFQYYAENPDERLAVVTTYVYQPTNEHLNPNYSDLKEVGFDWAPSFMNFNFTYFKKEMRRGINTTDELLLLPKAVYEVVSAPTGEQPTVAPTGEVNNIPRTVKVMNNNYYESTDGLEVTLSPQKIKATNTQFNFRYSYLESVVTDKGFDINKSNYVVGDNSVRYGVYENSLIKAVRSFGTLTLIQHIPALRFVLTLSAELNFKESSKYIGASLYPFAYYDVSGNYIDIPLEDRANAEFSDLKKDENSFTTTATPFYSNFNLQIRKESKQGHSFSFYANNAPWNNPTYEFLGSRRKLNNKISVGFNVTLLIK from the coding sequence ATGAGGACAGTATTTTTATTATTTTGTTCTACAGTATTTAGTTTTACTTCTATAGACGTAATCTCTCAGAATGCGGAAATTAAAATAAAGAAGGAAATAACCGTAACTGTCGATCAAATCTTTGACATTATTCAAGCGCAAACAGATTATACTTTTATTTATCGTTCAGATATGTTTAGAGGATTGCCTCCAGTACACTTAAATGAAGGTGTTATAAAGGCAAATAGGTTGTTATTATATGCAATACCTAAAAGGTATTATAGTTTCGAATTGTTTAAAGACAATACGATTGTAATAGAAAAAAGACCAACTTCTCGAAAAGTAGAAATAAGAGGTCAAATTGTTGATGTAAATAACGAGCCATTGGCAGATGTTAATGTAATCGTAGCAGATTTAAACTTAGGAACTTTTACAAATAATAAAGGGGAGTTCTCTATGGAATTACCTCATAAAAATTTTAAGATAACGATAAGTCTTTTAGGATTTAAAACTGTAGAGTTCGATTTAAGAACTCAACAAGATTTATCAAATATCAACATAACTTTAAAGGAAGATTTATTAGGGTTAGATGAGGTTGTGGTTGTTGCAAAAAAAACGATAAGTAGAGAAGGAAGTTCTACTTATAAAATAGGAAGTCAGGCAATAAAACAGGTTCAGGCAATGAATTTATCTGATGTGTTAAGTTTGCTTCCTGGTAATAAAATAGAGCAGTCTAATTTAACAACAAAAAAGCAAGCCAATATACGAAGTGCTGTCACTTCAAATTCTAATTCTTTTGGTACGGCAGTTATTTTAGATGGAGCTGCAATTAGTACAGATGCTAATATGCAAGCAAGAAATTCATCAACTTTAGATGGAGGTAAATCTGTTGTTGGTGGTGGTGTAGATTTAAGAAGTATCACCTTAGCAAATGTAGAATCTGTAGAAGTTATTGCAGGTGTAGCTTCTCCTAAATATGGTAATTTATCTTCCGGAGGAATTTTAGTAAAAAGTAAAGTTGGTAAATCACCTTATATCGTATCTACAAATGTAACGTCTACCAATTATCAAGCATCGGTAGCAAAAGGGTATGAGTTAAACGATTTTGGAGTTTTAAATACAGATTTATCGTATGCTTATTCTTCGGGTTCACCAACAGAACGTAAATTATTTTACCAAAGTTTTAACTTAGGATTGCGTTGGAAATTACCAGTTTTTAAAGGTTTAAAATGGAATCATTTTACATCATTTAGAGTTGGGCATTCAGATGATGGAAATCGTCATGAACCAGAAGAAGTTTTTAAAAACGATGCAGATGTTAAAAGTACTTCTTATCAATTAACGTTATCTGGAGATTTTTCTTCATCCGTTTTAGGGAAAATAAATTATAATTTTAGTGGAAATGTTGTAAACCAACACTCTTTTTATGATACTTATATTATTAATGGTCCTTTTCCTATAATAGAATCATTAGACAGTGGTACTTATAATACTACTTATTCTCCTAGTGCCTTTAATCAAATAAGAGATATAGAGGGAAAACCAATAAATATCAATGGAAGAATTGATGCTTCTCAAAATGCTAGTTTTAGAAATTTAGACTTCAATTTTGAAACAGGTTTACAGTATTCTTTTGATGATAATACGGGTAATGGTAGAGTTGCAACAGGAAATATTGTACATACCCAAGATGTTGCAGGAAGTAGATCTGCAACTTTTGAGAAAATTCCGGCTTCTAAAACATTTTCTGCTTATCATCAAACAATTATAAAACGTACGGGAGAAGCCTCTAAACAACAATTAAATTTAGGGCTCAGGTATGATTATATGTTGGAGCGTTATAATTTAGTATCTCCAAGAATGTCGTTTTCATCAAAACATAATGATTTTACAGCAAAAGTTGCTTGGGGAGTTTCTTATAAAGCGCCAGCAATGATTCAGTTATATCCTGGTAAATCATATATAGATTATATTAATTTTCAATACTATGCAGAAAATCCTGATGAACGTTTAGCGGTAGTAACTACGTATGTGTATCAACCTACTAATGAACATTTAAATCCAAATTATTCTGATTTAAAAGAAGTTGGGTTCGATTGGGCTCCTTCTTTTATGAATTTCAATTTTACGTATTTTAAAAAAGAAATGCGTAGAGGAATAAACACGACAGATGAGTTGTTATTGTTGCCTAAAGCTGTTTACGAAGTAGTTAGTGCGCCTACAGGAGAGCAACCAACTGTAGCGCCTACAGGAGAAGTAAACAACATTCCTAGAACGGTAAAAGTGATGAATAATAATTATTACGAATCTACAGATGGTCTAGAGGTTACTTTGAGTCCGCAGAAAATAAAAGCAACAAACACTCAATTTAATTTTAGATACAGTTATTTAGAAAGTGTAGTAACAGACAAAGGTTTTGATATTAATAAGTCTAATTATGTTGTAGGTGATAATTCTGTAAGATATGGTGTCTATGAAAACTCTTTAATAAAGGCAGTTAGAAGTTTCGGTACCTTAACACTAATACAACATATACCTGCTTTACGATTTGTTTTAACCCTTTCTGCAGAACTAAACTTTAAAGAAAGTAGCAAATATATAGGAGCAAGTTTATATCCATTTGCATATTATGATGTTAGCGGAAACTATATTGATATTCCTTTAGAAGACAGAGCTAATGCAGAATTTAGTGACTTAAAAAAAGACGAAAACTCTTTTACAACAACAGCAACTCCATTTTATAGCAATTTTAATTTACAGATACGTAAAGAATCTAAGCAAGGTCATTCGTTTAGTTTTTATGCAAATAATGCTCCTTGGAACAACCCAACTTATGAGTTTTTAGGAAGTAGAAGAAAATTGAATAATAAAATATCTGTAGGCTTTAATGTAACCTTATTAATTAAATAG
- a CDS encoding FecR family protein codes for MKKIIIKYIANTITNLELEELKLWLKEEKNQKTFEQYIKASYDIDTIMNKPDLDAAYKKLRQTLDAKQKSKVRILPIWSKYAAAAVVVFMFSYLYTFYNQEQQTEEVLNTFVTTVTSGVDKATLTLDDGSDIILEEGKTYTNNSVASNGEEIVYKVEEEITPNKTGAKTIAYNYLTTPRGGEFHVVLADGTEVWLNSETKLKYPTFFKEGESRKVELVYGEAYFDVSSSKNHHGATFKVLSNLQEVEVLGTEFNIKSYKDETSIYTTLAEGKVAVSNNSFKENLVVGEQSVLNKTTGDIAVKTVNIYNETAWKSGVFSFKNKSLKEIMKVLSRWYDVDIVFENKKLETIKFNGILSRKMTLEEILIPIKRNVNLNYKVDNYKIIIK; via the coding sequence TTGAAGAAAATAATTATAAAATATATAGCCAATACAATTACCAACTTAGAATTAGAAGAGCTGAAGTTGTGGTTAAAAGAAGAAAAAAATCAAAAGACTTTTGAACAATATATAAAAGCTTCTTATGATATTGATACAATAATGAATAAACCAGATCTAGATGCAGCTTATAAAAAATTAAGGCAAACTTTAGATGCGAAACAGAAATCAAAAGTAAGAATTCTACCTATTTGGTCTAAATATGCTGCTGCTGCAGTAGTTGTTTTTATGTTTTCTTATCTGTATACGTTTTACAATCAAGAACAACAGACAGAAGAGGTTTTAAACACTTTTGTAACCACGGTAACTTCTGGTGTAGATAAAGCAACTCTAACGTTAGATGATGGTTCTGATATCATTTTAGAAGAAGGTAAAACATATACCAACAATTCTGTAGCAAGTAATGGAGAAGAGATTGTGTATAAGGTTGAAGAAGAAATTACACCTAATAAAACAGGAGCTAAAACAATTGCATATAATTATTTAACGACACCAAGAGGAGGCGAGTTTCATGTAGTTTTAGCAGATGGTACAGAAGTTTGGTTAAATTCTGAAACTAAATTAAAATATCCTACTTTTTTTAAAGAAGGAGAATCTCGTAAGGTAGAACTTGTTTATGGGGAAGCTTATTTTGATGTGTCGTCTAGTAAAAATCATCATGGAGCAACTTTTAAAGTGCTGTCTAATTTACAAGAAGTAGAAGTACTGGGAACCGAATTTAATATAAAATCCTATAAAGACGAAACTAGCATTTATACAACGTTGGCAGAAGGTAAAGTAGCTGTAAGCAATAATAGTTTTAAAGAGAACTTAGTAGTTGGTGAGCAATCTGTTTTAAACAAAACAACTGGTGATATAGCTGTTAAAACAGTAAATATTTATAATGAAACAGCTTGGAAATCGGGTGTTTTTTCTTTTAAGAATAAGTCTTTAAAAGAAATTATGAAGGTTTTATCTAGATGGTATGATGTTGATATTGTTTTTGAAAACAAAAAACTTGAAACAATTAAGTTCAATGGTATTTTAAGTAGAAAAATGACACTCGAAGAAATTTTAATACCTATTAAAAGAAATGTCAATTTAAATTACAAAGTAGATAATTATAAAATAATTATAAAATAA